A genomic region of Arachis hypogaea cultivar Tifrunner chromosome 5, arahy.Tifrunner.gnm2.J5K5, whole genome shotgun sequence contains the following coding sequences:
- the LOC112801775 gene encoding histone-lysine N-methyltransferase ASHH3 isoform X1, with amino-acid sequence MHTMKKNSDLSEIGSVFNNLAKQLEEPVDFELPDSFTKNKPVQYRSIKRNIYTSKKFKRRFDDGIFCSCTPSPESPNVCGIDCHCGVLLSCCSSACKCGSSCLNKPFQHRRVKKMKLVQTEKCGSGIVAAEDIKLGEFVIEYVGEVIDDKTCEERLWNMKHRGDSNFYLCEINRDTVIDATYKGNKSRYINHSCCPNTEMQKWIADGETRIAIFATRDIQKGEQLTYDYRRFVQFGADQECHCGAVACRRKLGVQPTKPKMSVKCQVYQNGGLQIGSSQVFAQSKSLKVCIGEVIRIKHLEHVRFGLIKWFNKYSRKHLILFEDGCVEIFDMSKEDWELTSLWCNYF; translated from the exons ATGCATACGATGAAAAAG AATTCTGACCTTAGTGAGATTGGATCTGTATTCAACAACTTGGCTAAGCAGCTTGAGGAACCTGTTGACTTTGAGCTTCCAGATTCGTTTACCAAGAATAAACCTGTGCAGTATAGATCCATAAAGCGCA ATATATATACTTCAAAGAAGTTTAAGAGACGGTTTGATGATGGCATATTCTGTTCTTGTACTCCTTCACCTGAATCTCCGAATGTGTGTGGTATTGATTGCCACTGTGG GGTGCTTTTATCTTGCTGTTCTTCAGCCTGTAAATGTGGGAGCTCCTGTCTCAACAAACCATTTCAGCATCGTCGGGTGAAAAAGATGAAATTAGTTCAG ACTGAGAAATGTGGCTCTGGTATTGTAGCTGCTGAAGATATTAAGCTTGGGGAGTTTGTTATAGAATATGTTGGAGAAG TAATTGATGACAAAACATGTGAAGAAAGACTTTGGAACATGAAGCATCGTGGGGATTCAAACTTTTACTTATGTGAAATCAATCGAGATACTGTGATTGATGCCACATATAAGGGAAACAAATCTAGATATATCAATCATAGTTGCTGTCCCAATACAGAGATGCAGAAATG GATAGCAGATGGTGAAACCAGAATAGCCATTTTTGCTACACGAGACATTCAAAAGGGTGAACAACTCACCTACGATTACCG CAGGTTTGTCCAATTTGGCGCAGACCAAGAATGTCACTGCGGTGCTGTTGCCTGCAGGCGTAAGCTTGGTGTCCAACCTACAAAGCCTAAAATGTCAGTTAAATGTCAG gtATATCAGAATGGAGGTTTGCAAATTG GCAGTTCTCAAGTTTTTGCGCAATCAAAAAGCTTAAAAGTTTGCATTGGGGAAGTTATTAGGATAAAACACCTTGAACATGTGAG GTTTGGGCTTATTAAATGGTTTAACAAATATTCCCGAAAACACTTG ATCCTGTTTGAAGATGGCTGTGTTGAAATTTTTGACATGTCTAAAGAAGATTGGGAACTCACTAGTTTGTGGTGCAATTACTTTTGA
- the LOC112801775 gene encoding histone-lysine N-methyltransferase ASHH3 isoform X6 translates to MHTMKKNSDLSEIGSVFNNLAKQLEEPVDFELPDSFTKNKPVQYRSIKRNIYTSKKFKRRFDDGIFCSCTPSPESPNVCGIDCHCGVLLSCCSSACKCGSSCLNKPFQHRRVKKMKLVQTEKCGSGIVAAEDIKLGEFVIEYVGEDGETRIAIFATRDIQKGEQLTYDYRFVQFGADQECHCGAVACRRKLGVQPTKPKMSVKCQVYQNGGLQIGSSQVFAQSKSLKVCIGEVIRIKHLEHVRFGLIKWFNKYSRKHLILFEDGCVEIFDMSKEDWELTSLWCNYF, encoded by the exons ATGCATACGATGAAAAAG AATTCTGACCTTAGTGAGATTGGATCTGTATTCAACAACTTGGCTAAGCAGCTTGAGGAACCTGTTGACTTTGAGCTTCCAGATTCGTTTACCAAGAATAAACCTGTGCAGTATAGATCCATAAAGCGCA ATATATATACTTCAAAGAAGTTTAAGAGACGGTTTGATGATGGCATATTCTGTTCTTGTACTCCTTCACCTGAATCTCCGAATGTGTGTGGTATTGATTGCCACTGTGG GGTGCTTTTATCTTGCTGTTCTTCAGCCTGTAAATGTGGGAGCTCCTGTCTCAACAAACCATTTCAGCATCGTCGGGTGAAAAAGATGAAATTAGTTCAG ACTGAGAAATGTGGCTCTGGTATTGTAGCTGCTGAAGATATTAAGCTTGGGGAGTTTGTTATAGAATATGTTGGAGAAG ATGGTGAAACCAGAATAGCCATTTTTGCTACACGAGACATTCAAAAGGGTGAACAACTCACCTACGATTACCG GTTTGTCCAATTTGGCGCAGACCAAGAATGTCACTGCGGTGCTGTTGCCTGCAGGCGTAAGCTTGGTGTCCAACCTACAAAGCCTAAAATGTCAGTTAAATGTCAG gtATATCAGAATGGAGGTTTGCAAATTG GCAGTTCTCAAGTTTTTGCGCAATCAAAAAGCTTAAAAGTTTGCATTGGGGAAGTTATTAGGATAAAACACCTTGAACATGTGAG GTTTGGGCTTATTAAATGGTTTAACAAATATTCCCGAAAACACTTG ATCCTGTTTGAAGATGGCTGTGTTGAAATTTTTGACATGTCTAAAGAAGATTGGGAACTCACTAGTTTGTGGTGCAATTACTTTTGA
- the LOC112801775 gene encoding histone-lysine N-methyltransferase ASHH3 isoform X2, whose protein sequence is MHTMKKNSDLSEIGSVFNNLAKQLEEPVDFELPDSFTKNKPVQYRSIKRNIYTSKKFKRRFDDGIFCSCTPSPESPNVCGIDCHCGVLLSCCSSACKCGSSCLNKPFQHRRVKKMKLVQTEKCGSGIVAAEDIKLGEFVIEYVGEVIDDKTCEERLWNMKHRGDSNFYLCEINRDTVIDATYKGNKSRYINHSCCPNTEMQKWIADGETRIAIFATRDIQKGEQLTYDYRFVQFGADQECHCGAVACRRKLGVQPTKPKMSVKCQVYQNGGLQIGSSQVFAQSKSLKVCIGEVIRIKHLEHVRFGLIKWFNKYSRKHLILFEDGCVEIFDMSKEDWELTSLWCNYF, encoded by the exons ATGCATACGATGAAAAAG AATTCTGACCTTAGTGAGATTGGATCTGTATTCAACAACTTGGCTAAGCAGCTTGAGGAACCTGTTGACTTTGAGCTTCCAGATTCGTTTACCAAGAATAAACCTGTGCAGTATAGATCCATAAAGCGCA ATATATATACTTCAAAGAAGTTTAAGAGACGGTTTGATGATGGCATATTCTGTTCTTGTACTCCTTCACCTGAATCTCCGAATGTGTGTGGTATTGATTGCCACTGTGG GGTGCTTTTATCTTGCTGTTCTTCAGCCTGTAAATGTGGGAGCTCCTGTCTCAACAAACCATTTCAGCATCGTCGGGTGAAAAAGATGAAATTAGTTCAG ACTGAGAAATGTGGCTCTGGTATTGTAGCTGCTGAAGATATTAAGCTTGGGGAGTTTGTTATAGAATATGTTGGAGAAG TAATTGATGACAAAACATGTGAAGAAAGACTTTGGAACATGAAGCATCGTGGGGATTCAAACTTTTACTTATGTGAAATCAATCGAGATACTGTGATTGATGCCACATATAAGGGAAACAAATCTAGATATATCAATCATAGTTGCTGTCCCAATACAGAGATGCAGAAATG GATAGCAGATGGTGAAACCAGAATAGCCATTTTTGCTACACGAGACATTCAAAAGGGTGAACAACTCACCTACGATTACCG GTTTGTCCAATTTGGCGCAGACCAAGAATGTCACTGCGGTGCTGTTGCCTGCAGGCGTAAGCTTGGTGTCCAACCTACAAAGCCTAAAATGTCAGTTAAATGTCAG gtATATCAGAATGGAGGTTTGCAAATTG GCAGTTCTCAAGTTTTTGCGCAATCAAAAAGCTTAAAAGTTTGCATTGGGGAAGTTATTAGGATAAAACACCTTGAACATGTGAG GTTTGGGCTTATTAAATGGTTTAACAAATATTCCCGAAAACACTTG ATCCTGTTTGAAGATGGCTGTGTTGAAATTTTTGACATGTCTAAAGAAGATTGGGAACTCACTAGTTTGTGGTGCAATTACTTTTGA
- the LOC112801775 gene encoding histone-lysine N-methyltransferase ASHH3 isoform X5 — MHTMKKNSDLSEIGSVFNNLAKQLEEPVDFELPDSFTKNKPVQYRSIKRNIYTSKKFKRRFDDGIFCSCTPSPESPNVCGIDCHCGVLLSCCSSACKCGSSCLNKPFQHRRVKKMKLVQTEKCGSGIVAAEDIKLGEFVIEYVGEDGETRIAIFATRDIQKGEQLTYDYRRFVQFGADQECHCGAVACRRKLGVQPTKPKMSVKCQVYQNGGLQIGSSQVFAQSKSLKVCIGEVIRIKHLEHVRFGLIKWFNKYSRKHLILFEDGCVEIFDMSKEDWELTSLWCNYF; from the exons ATGCATACGATGAAAAAG AATTCTGACCTTAGTGAGATTGGATCTGTATTCAACAACTTGGCTAAGCAGCTTGAGGAACCTGTTGACTTTGAGCTTCCAGATTCGTTTACCAAGAATAAACCTGTGCAGTATAGATCCATAAAGCGCA ATATATATACTTCAAAGAAGTTTAAGAGACGGTTTGATGATGGCATATTCTGTTCTTGTACTCCTTCACCTGAATCTCCGAATGTGTGTGGTATTGATTGCCACTGTGG GGTGCTTTTATCTTGCTGTTCTTCAGCCTGTAAATGTGGGAGCTCCTGTCTCAACAAACCATTTCAGCATCGTCGGGTGAAAAAGATGAAATTAGTTCAG ACTGAGAAATGTGGCTCTGGTATTGTAGCTGCTGAAGATATTAAGCTTGGGGAGTTTGTTATAGAATATGTTGGAGAAG ATGGTGAAACCAGAATAGCCATTTTTGCTACACGAGACATTCAAAAGGGTGAACAACTCACCTACGATTACCG CAGGTTTGTCCAATTTGGCGCAGACCAAGAATGTCACTGCGGTGCTGTTGCCTGCAGGCGTAAGCTTGGTGTCCAACCTACAAAGCCTAAAATGTCAGTTAAATGTCAG gtATATCAGAATGGAGGTTTGCAAATTG GCAGTTCTCAAGTTTTTGCGCAATCAAAAAGCTTAAAAGTTTGCATTGGGGAAGTTATTAGGATAAAACACCTTGAACATGTGAG GTTTGGGCTTATTAAATGGTTTAACAAATATTCCCGAAAACACTTG ATCCTGTTTGAAGATGGCTGTGTTGAAATTTTTGACATGTCTAAAGAAGATTGGGAACTCACTAGTTTGTGGTGCAATTACTTTTGA
- the LOC112801775 gene encoding histone-lysine N-methyltransferase ASHH3 isoform X4, which translates to MHTMKKNSDLSEIGSVFNNLAKQLEEPVDFELPDSFTKNKPVQYRSIKRNIYTSKKFKRRFDDGIFCSCTPSPESPNVCGIDCHCGVLLSCCSSACKCGSSCLNKPFQHRRVKKMKLVQTEKCGSGIVAAEDIKLGEFVIEYVGEVIDDKTCEERLWNMKHRGDSNFYLCEINRDTVIDATYKGNKSRYINHSCCPNTEMQKWIADGETRIAIFATRDIQKGEQLTYDYRFVQFGADQECHCGAVACRRKLGVQPTKPKMYIRMEVCKLFSSFCAIKKLKSLHWGSY; encoded by the exons ATGCATACGATGAAAAAG AATTCTGACCTTAGTGAGATTGGATCTGTATTCAACAACTTGGCTAAGCAGCTTGAGGAACCTGTTGACTTTGAGCTTCCAGATTCGTTTACCAAGAATAAACCTGTGCAGTATAGATCCATAAAGCGCA ATATATATACTTCAAAGAAGTTTAAGAGACGGTTTGATGATGGCATATTCTGTTCTTGTACTCCTTCACCTGAATCTCCGAATGTGTGTGGTATTGATTGCCACTGTGG GGTGCTTTTATCTTGCTGTTCTTCAGCCTGTAAATGTGGGAGCTCCTGTCTCAACAAACCATTTCAGCATCGTCGGGTGAAAAAGATGAAATTAGTTCAG ACTGAGAAATGTGGCTCTGGTATTGTAGCTGCTGAAGATATTAAGCTTGGGGAGTTTGTTATAGAATATGTTGGAGAAG TAATTGATGACAAAACATGTGAAGAAAGACTTTGGAACATGAAGCATCGTGGGGATTCAAACTTTTACTTATGTGAAATCAATCGAGATACTGTGATTGATGCCACATATAAGGGAAACAAATCTAGATATATCAATCATAGTTGCTGTCCCAATACAGAGATGCAGAAATG GATAGCAGATGGTGAAACCAGAATAGCCATTTTTGCTACACGAGACATTCAAAAGGGTGAACAACTCACCTACGATTACCG GTTTGTCCAATTTGGCGCAGACCAAGAATGTCACTGCGGTGCTGTTGCCTGCAGGCGTAAGCTTGGTGTCCAACCTACAAAGCCTAAAAT gtATATCAGAATGGAGGTTTGCAAATTG TTCTCAAGTTTTTGCGCAATCAAAAAGCTTAAAAGTTTGCATTGGGGAAGTTATTAG
- the LOC112801775 gene encoding histone-lysine N-methyltransferase ASHH3 isoform X3, with product MHTMKKNSDLSEIGSVFNNLAKQLEEPVDFELPDSFTKNKPVQYRSIKRNIYTSKKFKRRFDDGIFCSCTPSPESPNVCGIDCHCGVLLSCCSSACKCGSSCLNKPFQHRRVKKMKLVQTEKCGSGIVAAEDIKLGEFVIEYVGEVIDDKTCEERLWNMKHRGDSNFYLCEINRDTVIDATYKGNKSRYINHSCCPNTEMQKWIADGETRIAIFATRDIQKGEQLTYDYRRFVQFGADQECHCGAVACRRKLGVQPTKPKMYIRMEVCKLFSSFCAIKKLKSLHWGSY from the exons ATGCATACGATGAAAAAG AATTCTGACCTTAGTGAGATTGGATCTGTATTCAACAACTTGGCTAAGCAGCTTGAGGAACCTGTTGACTTTGAGCTTCCAGATTCGTTTACCAAGAATAAACCTGTGCAGTATAGATCCATAAAGCGCA ATATATATACTTCAAAGAAGTTTAAGAGACGGTTTGATGATGGCATATTCTGTTCTTGTACTCCTTCACCTGAATCTCCGAATGTGTGTGGTATTGATTGCCACTGTGG GGTGCTTTTATCTTGCTGTTCTTCAGCCTGTAAATGTGGGAGCTCCTGTCTCAACAAACCATTTCAGCATCGTCGGGTGAAAAAGATGAAATTAGTTCAG ACTGAGAAATGTGGCTCTGGTATTGTAGCTGCTGAAGATATTAAGCTTGGGGAGTTTGTTATAGAATATGTTGGAGAAG TAATTGATGACAAAACATGTGAAGAAAGACTTTGGAACATGAAGCATCGTGGGGATTCAAACTTTTACTTATGTGAAATCAATCGAGATACTGTGATTGATGCCACATATAAGGGAAACAAATCTAGATATATCAATCATAGTTGCTGTCCCAATACAGAGATGCAGAAATG GATAGCAGATGGTGAAACCAGAATAGCCATTTTTGCTACACGAGACATTCAAAAGGGTGAACAACTCACCTACGATTACCG CAGGTTTGTCCAATTTGGCGCAGACCAAGAATGTCACTGCGGTGCTGTTGCCTGCAGGCGTAAGCTTGGTGTCCAACCTACAAAGCCTAAAAT gtATATCAGAATGGAGGTTTGCAAATTG TTCTCAAGTTTTTGCGCAATCAAAAAGCTTAAAAGTTTGCATTGGGGAAGTTATTAG
- the LOC112801775 gene encoding histone-lysine N-methyltransferase ASHH3 isoform X10, which yields MHTMKKNSDLSEIGSVFNNLAKQLEEPVDFELPDSFTKNKPVQYRSIKRNIYTSKKFKRRFDDGIFCSCTPSPESPNVCGIDCHCGVLLSCCSSACKCGSSCLNKPFQHRRVKKMKLVQTEKCGSGIVAAEDIKLGEFVIEYVGEVIDDKTCEERLWNMKHRGDSNFYLCEINRDTVIDATYKGNKSRYINHSCCPNTEMQKWIADGETRIAIFATRDIQKGEQLTYDYRFVQFGADQECHCGAVACRRKLGVQPTKPKMYIRMEVCKLAVLKFLRNQKA from the exons ATGCATACGATGAAAAAG AATTCTGACCTTAGTGAGATTGGATCTGTATTCAACAACTTGGCTAAGCAGCTTGAGGAACCTGTTGACTTTGAGCTTCCAGATTCGTTTACCAAGAATAAACCTGTGCAGTATAGATCCATAAAGCGCA ATATATATACTTCAAAGAAGTTTAAGAGACGGTTTGATGATGGCATATTCTGTTCTTGTACTCCTTCACCTGAATCTCCGAATGTGTGTGGTATTGATTGCCACTGTGG GGTGCTTTTATCTTGCTGTTCTTCAGCCTGTAAATGTGGGAGCTCCTGTCTCAACAAACCATTTCAGCATCGTCGGGTGAAAAAGATGAAATTAGTTCAG ACTGAGAAATGTGGCTCTGGTATTGTAGCTGCTGAAGATATTAAGCTTGGGGAGTTTGTTATAGAATATGTTGGAGAAG TAATTGATGACAAAACATGTGAAGAAAGACTTTGGAACATGAAGCATCGTGGGGATTCAAACTTTTACTTATGTGAAATCAATCGAGATACTGTGATTGATGCCACATATAAGGGAAACAAATCTAGATATATCAATCATAGTTGCTGTCCCAATACAGAGATGCAGAAATG GATAGCAGATGGTGAAACCAGAATAGCCATTTTTGCTACACGAGACATTCAAAAGGGTGAACAACTCACCTACGATTACCG GTTTGTCCAATTTGGCGCAGACCAAGAATGTCACTGCGGTGCTGTTGCCTGCAGGCGTAAGCTTGGTGTCCAACCTACAAAGCCTAAAAT gtATATCAGAATGGAGGTTTGCAAATTG GCAGTTCTCAAGTTTTTGCGCAATCAAAAAGCTTAA
- the LOC112801775 gene encoding histone-lysine N-methyltransferase ASHH3 isoform X9 — protein sequence MHTMKKNSDLSEIGSVFNNLAKQLEEPVDFELPDSFTKNKPVQYRSIKRNIYTSKKFKRRFDDGIFCSCTPSPESPNVCGIDCHCGVLLSCCSSACKCGSSCLNKPFQHRRVKKMKLVQTEKCGSGIVAAEDIKLGEFVIEYVGEVIDDKTCEERLWNMKHRGDSNFYLCEINRDTVIDATYKGNKSRYINHSCCPNTEMQKWIADGETRIAIFATRDIQKGEQLTYDYRRFVQFGADQECHCGAVACRRKLGVQPTKPKMYIRMEVCKLAVLKFLRNQKA from the exons ATGCATACGATGAAAAAG AATTCTGACCTTAGTGAGATTGGATCTGTATTCAACAACTTGGCTAAGCAGCTTGAGGAACCTGTTGACTTTGAGCTTCCAGATTCGTTTACCAAGAATAAACCTGTGCAGTATAGATCCATAAAGCGCA ATATATATACTTCAAAGAAGTTTAAGAGACGGTTTGATGATGGCATATTCTGTTCTTGTACTCCTTCACCTGAATCTCCGAATGTGTGTGGTATTGATTGCCACTGTGG GGTGCTTTTATCTTGCTGTTCTTCAGCCTGTAAATGTGGGAGCTCCTGTCTCAACAAACCATTTCAGCATCGTCGGGTGAAAAAGATGAAATTAGTTCAG ACTGAGAAATGTGGCTCTGGTATTGTAGCTGCTGAAGATATTAAGCTTGGGGAGTTTGTTATAGAATATGTTGGAGAAG TAATTGATGACAAAACATGTGAAGAAAGACTTTGGAACATGAAGCATCGTGGGGATTCAAACTTTTACTTATGTGAAATCAATCGAGATACTGTGATTGATGCCACATATAAGGGAAACAAATCTAGATATATCAATCATAGTTGCTGTCCCAATACAGAGATGCAGAAATG GATAGCAGATGGTGAAACCAGAATAGCCATTTTTGCTACACGAGACATTCAAAAGGGTGAACAACTCACCTACGATTACCG CAGGTTTGTCCAATTTGGCGCAGACCAAGAATGTCACTGCGGTGCTGTTGCCTGCAGGCGTAAGCTTGGTGTCCAACCTACAAAGCCTAAAAT gtATATCAGAATGGAGGTTTGCAAATTG GCAGTTCTCAAGTTTTTGCGCAATCAAAAAGCTTAA
- the LOC112801775 gene encoding histone-lysine N-methyltransferase ASHH3 isoform X7, with product MHTMKKNSDLSEIGSVFNNLAKQLEEPVDFELPDSFTKNKPVQYRSIKRNIYTSKKFKRRFDDGIFCSCTPSPESPNVCGIDCHCGVLLSCCSSACKCGSSCLNKPFQHRRVKKMKLVQTEKCGSGIVAAEDIKLGEFVIEYVGEVIDDKTCEERLWNMKHRGDSNFYLCEINRDTVIDATYKGNKSRYINHSCCPNTEMQKWIADGETRIAIFATRDIQKGEQLTYDYRRFVQFGADQECHCGAVACRRKLGVQPTKPKMSVKCQVYQNGGLQIVLKFLRNQKA from the exons ATGCATACGATGAAAAAG AATTCTGACCTTAGTGAGATTGGATCTGTATTCAACAACTTGGCTAAGCAGCTTGAGGAACCTGTTGACTTTGAGCTTCCAGATTCGTTTACCAAGAATAAACCTGTGCAGTATAGATCCATAAAGCGCA ATATATATACTTCAAAGAAGTTTAAGAGACGGTTTGATGATGGCATATTCTGTTCTTGTACTCCTTCACCTGAATCTCCGAATGTGTGTGGTATTGATTGCCACTGTGG GGTGCTTTTATCTTGCTGTTCTTCAGCCTGTAAATGTGGGAGCTCCTGTCTCAACAAACCATTTCAGCATCGTCGGGTGAAAAAGATGAAATTAGTTCAG ACTGAGAAATGTGGCTCTGGTATTGTAGCTGCTGAAGATATTAAGCTTGGGGAGTTTGTTATAGAATATGTTGGAGAAG TAATTGATGACAAAACATGTGAAGAAAGACTTTGGAACATGAAGCATCGTGGGGATTCAAACTTTTACTTATGTGAAATCAATCGAGATACTGTGATTGATGCCACATATAAGGGAAACAAATCTAGATATATCAATCATAGTTGCTGTCCCAATACAGAGATGCAGAAATG GATAGCAGATGGTGAAACCAGAATAGCCATTTTTGCTACACGAGACATTCAAAAGGGTGAACAACTCACCTACGATTACCG CAGGTTTGTCCAATTTGGCGCAGACCAAGAATGTCACTGCGGTGCTGTTGCCTGCAGGCGTAAGCTTGGTGTCCAACCTACAAAGCCTAAAATGTCAGTTAAATGTCAG gtATATCAGAATGGAGGTTTGCAAATTG TTCTCAAGTTTTTGCGCAATCAAAAAGCTTAA
- the LOC112801775 gene encoding histone-lysine N-methyltransferase ASHH3 isoform X8: MHTMKKNSDLSEIGSVFNNLAKQLEEPVDFELPDSFTKNKPVQYRSIKRNIYTSKKFKRRFDDGIFCSCTPSPESPNVCGIDCHCGVLLSCCSSACKCGSSCLNKPFQHRRVKKMKLVQTEKCGSGIVAAEDIKLGEFVIEYVGEVIDDKTCEERLWNMKHRGDSNFYLCEINRDTVIDATYKGNKSRYINHSCCPNTEMQKWIADGETRIAIFATRDIQKGEQLTYDYRFVQFGADQECHCGAVACRRKLGVQPTKPKMSVKCQVYQNGGLQIVLKFLRNQKA, encoded by the exons ATGCATACGATGAAAAAG AATTCTGACCTTAGTGAGATTGGATCTGTATTCAACAACTTGGCTAAGCAGCTTGAGGAACCTGTTGACTTTGAGCTTCCAGATTCGTTTACCAAGAATAAACCTGTGCAGTATAGATCCATAAAGCGCA ATATATATACTTCAAAGAAGTTTAAGAGACGGTTTGATGATGGCATATTCTGTTCTTGTACTCCTTCACCTGAATCTCCGAATGTGTGTGGTATTGATTGCCACTGTGG GGTGCTTTTATCTTGCTGTTCTTCAGCCTGTAAATGTGGGAGCTCCTGTCTCAACAAACCATTTCAGCATCGTCGGGTGAAAAAGATGAAATTAGTTCAG ACTGAGAAATGTGGCTCTGGTATTGTAGCTGCTGAAGATATTAAGCTTGGGGAGTTTGTTATAGAATATGTTGGAGAAG TAATTGATGACAAAACATGTGAAGAAAGACTTTGGAACATGAAGCATCGTGGGGATTCAAACTTTTACTTATGTGAAATCAATCGAGATACTGTGATTGATGCCACATATAAGGGAAACAAATCTAGATATATCAATCATAGTTGCTGTCCCAATACAGAGATGCAGAAATG GATAGCAGATGGTGAAACCAGAATAGCCATTTTTGCTACACGAGACATTCAAAAGGGTGAACAACTCACCTACGATTACCG GTTTGTCCAATTTGGCGCAGACCAAGAATGTCACTGCGGTGCTGTTGCCTGCAGGCGTAAGCTTGGTGTCCAACCTACAAAGCCTAAAATGTCAGTTAAATGTCAG gtATATCAGAATGGAGGTTTGCAAATTG TTCTCAAGTTTTTGCGCAATCAAAAAGCTTAA